A region of the Stieleria neptunia genome:
CGGGTTCAAGGACAAACCGGGGATGGTGATCTTTCGGATCAACGAGGGTCCCAAAGAACGAATCGCCAGCATCAACGTCATCGGCAATACACTGTTGAGCGAAGCCCGGCTGAAAAAACTGATCAAAAGCCGCGGCCCGTTTCTCAAACTCGGCTACTACACCTTCAACGTCGCCGACATGGCCAAGATCGATCGCGACGTCGATATCTTGGAAGGGACCTATCACAACCTCGGCTACCTGACCGCCAACGTCGGCCGACGCATTTCGTACAGCGAAGACGGCAAATGGTTGGACGTGACGTTTGTGGTCAATGAAGGGAAGCGTTTCAAAATCAATAGCGTGCAAATCATCGGCAACCAATTTATCACCGAGGCTTCACTGCGGCAGCGTTTGGAATTGAAGGCCGGCGACATGTTCGACGGCACCATCTTGAAACGCGACGTGGGCGAGATCGTCTATGGATACGGCGAGATGGGATTCATCTATGCCGACGTCCAACCCAAGACCGTGATGCGTGACGAAGAAAACACCGTCGACTTGGTCTACCAGATCGAAGAAGGCGACCGCTGGAAGATCGGCGAAATCCGCGTCAACATCGAAGGCGAACCACACCTGATGCGGGAGACCGTGATGCTGAACATGCTGGAAATGCGCGAGGGGGATTTCATCGACCGCAGACTGTTGGAAATCGGTCGACGGCGAATGAGCAACAGCCAGTTGCTGGAAACCAATCCGCAAATCGCTGACCCACCGGACATCATCGTCGATCCCCGGGAGGATGCGTTTTAATGAATCCCCCCTCCCGCCCCGACACCGACCGCAACGTTTTCCCATCACCCCTGACACCAGCAAGCGAATCAACCCGAATGGAATCGATCGATTTGCCGAAACGATCGGCCAGGCGAGCCGCCATCAAGACGCCGATGGCACGTGCCCTGGCGGTTCCAATCGCCGTGCTCGCCTGCACCGCGCTGACCTGGACCGCACTGACCTGGACCGAGTCGGCGCACGCCCAGAACTATCCGCCCGGTTACACCCCGGCAAACGGGACCTACGTCCAGCCGCAGCAAACCTACGCGCCGCAGCAGAACTACGCGCCGCAGCAGAACTACGCGCCGCAGCAGAATTATGTGCCGCAGCCGGTGCCGCAACAGCCGGCGCCACAGACGGCGTTTCCGCCGACTCAGTTCGGGCCGCGTCAGCGTGTGTTGCTGCCCGGCGAATCGGTTCCCGGAAGCGGCACCGCGTTCCCGCCGATCGGCACCGATCCGGTGTACACGCCCAACGTTCGCGTCGCGGACCTGATCGTCAATGGTTTTCCCGCCCGGACCGGACGGATCATGTTTGGTGGTGCGGTCAACAGTGACGCCGGCGTGACCGGTCAGATCACGGTCGACGAGCGAAACTTCGACATCATGCGCTGGCCTCGTTCGTTCCGCGACCTGTTCGGCGGGACGGCATTCCGTGGTGCCGGACAGACCTTTCGATTGGAAGCCGCACCCGGTAGCGACTTTGATCGCTACAGCGTTCAGTTCGCCGACCCGAACCTGTTCGGTTACCTGCCGATCAGTTTTTCAGCCAGCGGTTTCTTATACGACCGACGTTATGACGACTGGGACGAGAACCGTTTGGGCGGTCGATTCTCGCTGGGTTATCGGATCACGCCCGACTTGTCGATCGCCGTCGGGATCAGCGGCCAAAACGTCGACATGAGCAACATTCGGGCACTCAACACCGCCATCTTGTCGCCCGGCGACGCGGCCGAATACCAGAAATTGACCGACTCCCAGGGTGACAACGAGCTGTACAGCGGCAGCATCACGCTGACGCACAACACCCGTGACAGTCCGATTCAGCCCAGCCAGGGGCACTATTTCCAGTTCCAATTCGAAGAAACGTTCGGCGACTACGACTACTCGCGGATCGAGTTGGAGTACCGCAAGTACTGGTTGCTGGCGTCGCGGGCCGACGGCAGTGGTAAACAAACGTTTTCCTACAGCACGCAGGTCGGATTCAGCGGGAATGACACGCCGATCTTCGAAAACTTCTTCGCCGGCGGTTACGCGACGCTGCGAGGTTTCGATTTTCGTGGTGCCGGCCCCGTGGTGGGCGGTACGGGCGGAAATCCCTTCGTTGCCGTGGGGGGGGAATTCCAATTCCTCAACTCGGTCGAGTACATGTTCCCGATCACGGCCGACGACGCCTTTCGCGGTGTGGCATTTTGTGACTTTGGTACCGTGGAAAGCAGTGTTAAACTGGATGCCGACTCGTTTCGCGTCGCGCCCGGTTTGGGATTGCGTGTTGCAATCCCCGCGCTCGGGCCGGCCCCGCTCGCCTTCGACTTTGCCTACCCGGTCAACAAGTCGGACTTTGACAATGAGCGTATCTTCAGCTTTTACATGAGTTTGATTCGGTAACCTTGCAACAGCCGACCCAACCATCCGCCGCCTCGGGATCTTGGACTGACCAGATCCAAGCGAGGTTTCGATGCGTCCTTTCCGACGACTTATCGCGATGGTTTGACGATGAGATCTGGCGTTTTGCCGACGGCAGCACCGGCAACCGATTCGCCTCGGCGATCCCGCCCCAGGAACTCATCGACGAGGCGCCCGCGGCGATCTGGCCGGCGCTGATGCCCTGTGACTTTCTGCCGATCTTGACGAACACGATGGGCGATTGGTTGTGCGTCCGTCTCGCCGCCGACAATGCAGCCGGACAAATCGTCCACTGGTATCACGGCGGCGGCGACTGGATCCCCTGGGGCGACTCGCTCGCCGAAGCGATCTACTTTGACCACGTTCGGCACAAGCTGCCCGGCAGCCGTCGCGACCACGCGATCTCCGCAGGTTCGGCCGGTGACGAAAACGATCGAACCTGCCAACAGCTGAACCGATGGGCGATCAGCCGACTGGAACATCGGGCGGCGTCCGAATTAGAACCGCTCGGCGGACTTGAGCTGGCCGACGCGATGATCGATCGCCGCATTAGCCAAGCGGCGGTGTTGTGCCAATTGGTGATCGACGCGTTAGAAAACCCATTGCTCCGCGATGATGCGCTCCGCGCGCTCGACATCGACGATCCCGAACGACTGCAACGCGGTTTGTTCGACAACCGACTGATGGAAACGGACTGGATCGACCAGGTGGTCGCAAACAACGTTTCGCACCAACAGGTCCTCGACCAACAGGATTGGGACGCGGCCGAACGCCATTGCCGTCGCGCCAGCGAGATCGCACCCGAACTCGGCTGGGCCTGGGATGTGCTGGGGTACAGCCAAGAGCGGTCGGGAAATCGGACCGCCGCGATCGATCACTACCGAAGTGGGCTGAACTGTTCCATCTTCACCGATCAAACGGTGCGAGTCAGGACGCACGGGTATTGCGGTGAAGGCCAAAAGTTTTCGGCCGCACGGCTGATGCAGCTCGGCTACGAACCTTCTGATGCGGTCGAGCAAGGTTATTTCGAAAGCCTACGCGTGACCTCGGCCAGCGATCGACGCGATCAAGTCCGCGAGCACTTCGCCGCGTTGGCCCAACAGGCGGCGCCCGCCCAAGCCCACGAGTTGTGGGTTCGTGCCGGATGGGACTTGGGTGCCGAGCCGATGCTGGCGTTCGCGGAGCTGCTCGAGCAGATCGCGATCGCGGCCGACGC
Encoded here:
- a CDS encoding BamA/OMP85 family outer membrane protein; the protein is MNPPSRPDTDRNVFPSPLTPASESTRMESIDLPKRSARRAAIKTPMARALAVPIAVLACTALTWTALTWTESAHAQNYPPGYTPANGTYVQPQQTYAPQQNYAPQQNYAPQQNYVPQPVPQQPAPQTAFPPTQFGPRQRVLLPGESVPGSGTAFPPIGTDPVYTPNVRVADLIVNGFPARTGRIMFGGAVNSDAGVTGQITVDERNFDIMRWPRSFRDLFGGTAFRGAGQTFRLEAAPGSDFDRYSVQFADPNLFGYLPISFSASGFLYDRRYDDWDENRLGGRFSLGYRITPDLSIAVGISGQNVDMSNIRALNTAILSPGDAAEYQKLTDSQGDNELYSGSITLTHNTRDSPIQPSQGHYFQFQFEETFGDYDYSRIELEYRKYWLLASRADGSGKQTFSYSTQVGFSGNDTPIFENFFAGGYATLRGFDFRGAGPVVGGTGGNPFVAVGGEFQFLNSVEYMFPITADDAFRGVAFCDFGTVESSVKLDADSFRVAPGLGLRVAIPALGPAPLAFDFAYPVNKSDFDNERIFSFYMSLIR
- a CDS encoding BamA/OMP85 family outer membrane protein yields the protein MTQRINTHGCPETEIRWCTTAGGASASVLIALLASLVMSLPAAAQMGGGMGGMGGGGGPQSGGPAGPAERPKFRDHVHNQAALPIGREHGDKVVSSVRIVGNRTLGEHEILQKMQTKKGRFFSREVLLGDVHRLNEMKSFDHVTFKTKENDAGVDVTFVVHERPLITAISFHGNNRINDRDLKGRAGLEVKDPLSEFSVESARRRLIDYYKDEGFNQVAITSTIGFKDKPGMVIFRINEGPKERIASINVIGNTLLSEARLKKLIKSRGPFLKLGYYTFNVADMAKIDRDVDILEGTYHNLGYLTANVGRRISYSEDGKWLDVTFVVNEGKRFKINSVQIIGNQFITEASLRQRLELKAGDMFDGTILKRDVGEIVYGYGEMGFIYADVQPKTVMRDEENTVDLVYQIEEGDRWKIGEIRVNIEGEPHLMRETVMLNMLEMREGDFIDRRLLEIGRRRMSNSQLLETNPQIADPPDIIVDPREDAF
- a CDS encoding SMI1/KNR4 family protein is translated as MQQPTQPSAASGSWTDQIQARFRCVLSDDLSRWFDDEIWRFADGSTGNRFASAIPPQELIDEAPAAIWPALMPCDFLPILTNTMGDWLCVRLAADNAAGQIVHWYHGGGDWIPWGDSLAEAIYFDHVRHKLPGSRRDHAISAGSAGDENDRTCQQLNRWAISRLEHRAASELEPLGGLELADAMIDRRISQAAVLCQLVIDALENPLLRDDALRALDIDDPERLQRGLFDNRLMETDWIDQVVANNVSHQQVLDQQDWDAAERHCRRASEIAPELGWAWDVLGYSQERSGNRTAAIDHYRSGLNCSIFTDQTVRVRTHGYCGEGQKFSAARLMQLGYEPSDAVEQGYFESLRVTSASDRRDQVREHFAALAQQAAPAQAHELWVRAGWDLGAEPMLAFAELLEQIAIAADAAGRTAQSELARTHRNCFRDRYGI